Part of the Desulfonauticus submarinus genome, ATATCTTACCCCTCCTACAGCAGATTTATTAGATATAATGTTAAAAGATAGTGCTCATGTTCAAGAAATAGAAACAGAATGGAAGAAGAAGAAAAGAGCACGGAAAGGAAAAGAAAATAAAATAGAACCTTTGTATGTACAAGATGATGTAGAGAAGACTTTACCTCTTTTTGAAAAGGTAGATTATTTAAAGCCAGTATCTCCTTTTGAAGGAGTGGAATTTATTTTTTATGATGCAGGACATATATTGGGTTCTGCTTCTATAAAAGTCACAATTCAAGATGGAGATAAACATTATGATTTTATTTTCTCTGGAGATTTAGGAAGACCTCATCAATTGATTGTAAATGATCCGACCTACTTTGAAAGAGCAGATTTTTTATTTCTTGAGTCTACATATGGAGATAGAGATCATAAAAATGAAGATAAAAGCAGAGATGAACTTCTTGATGCTATCCTATATAGTTATAAAAATAAAGAGAAAGTTATTATTCCTGCATTTGCAGTAGAAAGAACCCAAGAGATTTTATTCTCTTTATATTTTTTATACAAAGATGGAAAACTTCCTTCTGATATGCCTGTATTTTTAGATAGTCCTTTAGCTATAAGGGCTACAGAGGTTTTTAAAAAGCATTATAAATATTTTGATGATATTGGAAAATCTTTAATAGAAAATGGTGAAAATCCGTTAGCGTTTCCAAATCTAAAATATTCTCTTACTTCCCAAGATTCTATGCGTTTAAATCAGATGAATGGTCCTGCTATTATTATTTCTGCAAGTGGTATGGCTCATGCTGGGAGAATAAAACATCACCTTAAACATAATTTGTGGAAGCCAGGGGCATCTGTGGTTTTTGTAGGTTTTCAAGCAAAGGGCACTACTGGTCGAAAAATAGTAGATGGGGCTAAAAGTGTTAAAATTTTTGGTGAGGAAGTAGCTGTCCGAGCCAAAGTTTATACAATAAATGGATTTTCTTCTCATGCAGGACAAAGTCAAATTTTAGAATGGCTGAGTCACTTTAGAAATAAAAAAATGAAGATTTTTTTAGTGCATGGTGAGGAAGAAAAACAGCGTATCCTAGCTGGTCTTATAAAAGAACGTTATGGTTTTGATATCCATATTCCAGAATATCTTGAAGAATGTACGATTTCTTTGGATAAGATTGTAGGAGAAGTTAATACTGAAGTTGCAACACCTAGAATTAATTGGGACTATTTGTTTGATGAGCTTAAATCAAAGGTTAAAGAACTTGAGCAAAAGCAATCAATTTTGGCTTCTTTGGATTGGACAGAACAAGCAGATTTGCGAGAAGAGGTTTTACAAATAGTAAATATGTTAAATAAGGTTCATTCTCAAATTCCTTTGAAATAACAGGTTAGTTCGGTGATAAAGATTACGGGAGGAAAATTAAAAGGAAGAAAAATTTTTACTGTAAGTGGACCCGGATATAGACCTGCTACATCTAGAGTGAGAGAATCATTATTTTCTTCTTTAGGATCTCTTGGTTTTTTTAGAGGAGATGAGGTAGTTCTAGATGTATTTGCAGGAAGTGGTGCTTTAGGTTTTGAAGCGCTTAGTAGGGGGGCAAAAACAGTTTATTTTGTGGAGAAAATGCCCAAGGCTTGTGCTTCTTTAAAACGAACTACTTTAGATTTAGATCTTAGAGAAA contains:
- the rsmD gene encoding 16S rRNA (guanine(966)-N(2))-methyltransferase RsmD, with translation MIKITGGKLKGRKIFTVSGPGYRPATSRVRESLFSSLGSLGFFRGDEVVLDVFAGSGALGFEALSRGAKTVYFVEKMPKACASLKRTTLDLDLRENTVIICKDAFKALMNFPSRVKFDLIFVDPPYAKKCLLEIMNLILVNNLLKTNGVLIAEVEKSFCVEQDLFSLELIKEKLFGQTKVFIWKK
- a CDS encoding MBL fold metallo-hydrolase RNA specificity domain-containing protein, which gives rise to MKVKFLGAAKTVTGSCFILSYNGKRFAIDCGMHQGNKEIEKRNLNSIEYKPSELDFIIITHAHIDHSGLLPKMVKEGFKGKIYLTPPTADLLDIMLKDSAHVQEIETEWKKKKRARKGKENKIEPLYVQDDVEKTLPLFEKVDYLKPVSPFEGVEFIFYDAGHILGSASIKVTIQDGDKHYDFIFSGDLGRPHQLIVNDPTYFERADFLFLESTYGDRDHKNEDKSRDELLDAILYSYKNKEKVIIPAFAVERTQEILFSLYFLYKDGKLPSDMPVFLDSPLAIRATEVFKKHYKYFDDIGKSLIENGENPLAFPNLKYSLTSQDSMRLNQMNGPAIIISASGMAHAGRIKHHLKHNLWKPGASVVFVGFQAKGTTGRKIVDGAKSVKIFGEEVAVRAKVYTINGFSSHAGQSQILEWLSHFRNKKMKIFLVHGEEEKQRILAGLIKERYGFDIHIPEYLEECTISLDKIVGEVNTEVATPRINWDYLFDELKSKVKELEQKQSILASLDWTEQADLREEVLQIVNMLNKVHSQIPLK